In the Acidobacteriota bacterium genome, AGAAACCACGGTCACGTCGTCGGTGACCCGTACCTCGGCTTGAGTCGTCATGAACAGAGCCTCGCGGTGAGCGGCGCCTAGGCCGCTTGTTCTCAGGGGGATACCGCCCTCGATCAGGGGCGGATCTTAGCACGAGGCAGGGGTTGCGAAGGAGCCGTTGGGGGGCGGCTGGAACAGCAGGGCGACCCCCACGCAGGGATGGGGGCCGCCCGTCGGTTCCTGGTCAGCGGACAAGTCCTGCGATCAGGGGGTCAGACGCAGATGATCTCGTCGCAGGGCTCGCCGTCCTCTTCCGGAGGCCCATTGTCTCCGCCCGGGTTGGGTGGCGGGCAGGAGTCCCAGGCCTCTTGCAGGATTTGACCGGTGTCGTAGCCGCAGGCGGAGGCGCTGGAGCCGTCGTCGCAGTTGACGTCGACGCAGTGCCAGCCACCGCCGCCGTTGCCGGGATCCGGCCCGTTTCCGGGATCGCCCGGATCGGGAGTGGGACCGTTGTTGCCGCTGCCGTTGCCACCGCCGCTGTTACCGCCTCCGTTGCCCGGATTGTCGCCCTCTTCGCAGCCGTTGCAGATCATCGGGATCTCCACCTCCTTGGTCCAGAAGGTCGAGCCGGTGATGCGAGCGTTGGCCCCCGAGTAGCTCACCGAGACGCCACCGCAGACGCCGTAGAAGCAGCGCTCCACGGCACAGGTCGCCTTGGCCCTGCAGCTCGATTGGTTGCCGCCCGACGAGATGCCCAGAATGTCTGCCGAGGCCGAGGCGGTCCGGTGGATGTAGGGTGCCGACGTGAACCCCGTATCACTGCAGGAGACCGTGCCGTTGGGCTCACAGCGTGACCTGCAGCTGCTGTCGCAACTGCAGGTGAAGGCGGCGTCGAGAAGCAGCCGGTGGCGTCCGGTGACATGTCCTTTGGCGTCCGTACGCACCTTGGACTCGTACTCCGTGTCGGAGGTCTCGGCGCAGCTTCCAGAGGCTCCGAACAGGGAGGTGACGACATCTTCCGGCGACCCCACGTCGAGGCTGCCGGCGAGCTTCGCGAGGTCGCGGTGGACGGTCGCTTCGGCCTTGACGAGGCGGGCCTCGGCGACCCGCGGAACGATGTTGTCGAGCACCGTCAATTCGAGGGCGCCGTCGACGTCCTGGCGCCAGAGCACGGCAGCTTGGTAAGTGCGCTGCTGGCCGAGAGCTCGCACCTGGGCGCGAAAGCGAGTGAGGGCGACGGCGCGACCGGCCCCCGGCTGATGGCTGACGAAACCGGCGATGGCGGTGCCGGCCGCGATCGCTGGCGGCGGCGCATCGGCCTCGAGCCACTGCCACGAGGGCTCGTAGCGGACGAAGGTGCGCTTTGCCGAAGGCACCTCGAGCTGCCGCGAGGCGATCTCGAGAACGCTGCCGGAGAGCGGCGTCACGACCTCGGAGATGGCTGGCAGGCGTCCGAAATCACGCCGGTAGGTGGTGATGAAGCGGTCGAGCTCGATCTCGAACTCGTAGCCGGAGCCGCGCACCCGCTCGCCGAGGCTGCGGTAGAGGTCGCGGACGACCGCCTCTTCGCTGCGTGTCTGATCGCCGTCGGCGACCTGCGGGCGAGTGATCAGGTCCGGTAGGAAGGCGTCCGTCGCGGTGGCGCCGTGGGCGCCGGCGGCGGGCATCATCAACAAGACGAGGGTCAGTAAGAGGGTGTTCCTAGGGCGAGGTCCGGCAAGCGAGCAGAGTGCAGGCATCGTTTCCCCTTTCTCGAGGAGACCGCGGGGCCGGAGAGACCCCGCGCGCGATGAGTTGATTGCCGAGCCGGCTCGATTTCTTCGGGCTTCACTGGTCTACGCGTGAGACCTCGGGCGATCCAGTCAGTCGCGCTGGAGATCGCGGCCGGCAGGCCGCATCGCCAGCCTTATCCCGTGCTAGCGTTGGCGCTCTTTTTCGAGTCGAGAACCTGCGGAGGCTTCCATGCTCATCATGCGCCCGTTGCTCCTGTCCCTCGCCGTGGTGCTCAGCGCCTCGAGCCTGTTGGCTCAGTCCGTCGACGAATCCCTTCTCGAGTCCCTCGAGTGGCGCGAGGTCGGCCCCTACCGCGGCGGCCGTTCGGCGGCGGTGGCCGGTATCCCCAGCCAGCGCGACACCTACTACTTCGGAGCCACCGGCGGTGGTGTCTGGAAAACCGAGGACGGTGGTCAGAGCTGGGACAACGTCTCCGACGGCTTCTTTGGTGGCTCGATCGGCGCCGTCGAGGTCTCCCCTTGGGATCCCAACGTGATCTATGTCGGCGGCGGTGAGAAGACGGTGCGGGGCAACGTCTCGCACGGCGACGGCCTGTGGAAGTCGGTCGATGCGGGCAAGACCTGGGAGCACATCGGTCTGGCCGACTCGCGCCACATTCCTCGTATCCGCAGCCATCCCAAGGACCCCGACCTGGTCTATGTCGCCGCCCTCGGCCACCTCTATGGCCCGAACGAGGAGCGTGGTGTCTTCCGCAGCCGCGATGGCGGTGAGAGTTGGGAAAAAATCCTCTATGTCTCGGACCAGGCCGGGGCCGTCGAGCTGGCGATGGATCCGACCAATCCGCGAATCCTGTATGCCAGTTTCTGGCGGGTCCTGAGGACTCCCTGGAGCTTGGAGAGCGGGGGCGAGGGCTCCGGTCTCTGGAAGAGCGTCGACGGCGGCGACAATTGGCAGGAGATCACCGGCAACGAGGGGCTTCCGGAGGGCACCTGGGGCATCTCCGGCATCACCGTCTCACCGACCGACCCGGAGAACCTCTACGCCATCATCGAGGCCGAAGACGGCGGCGTCTTCCGCAGCCAGGACGGTGGCGAGACCTGGACCAAGACCAACGAAGAGCGCGACCTGCGGCAGCGCGCCTGGTATTACACCCGCATCTATGCGGATCCCGCCGATCGCGAAAACGTCTACGTGGTCAACGTCCGCTTCCACCATTCGAAGGACGGCGGCAAGTCCTTCCGCCAGATTCCGACGCCGCACGGCGACAACCACGACCTGTGGATCGATCCCGGCGATCCGGCCCGGATGATCGAAGCCAACGACGGTGGGGCCAATGTCTCCTACGACGGCGGCGCCAACTGGTCGCGGCAGAGTAACCAGCCCACCGCCCAGATGTACCGGGTGTCGACGGACAACGCTTTCCCCTACCGTCTCCTCGGTGGCCAGCAGGACAACTCGGCGGTTCGAATTCGCTCTCGGTCGGCCTTCGGCAACGCCATCGGCGGCCGGGATTGGGAGCCCACCGCCGGCGGCGAGAGCGGCCACATCGTCGCCAAGCCGGACGATCCGGACATCGTCTACGGCGGCTCCTACGGCGGCTACTTGACGCGCCGCGACCACCGCAGCGCCGAGTTCCGGGCGGTCAACGTCTGGCCCGACAACCCGATGGGCTGGGGCGCCGCCGAGCTCAAGGAGCGCTTCCAGTGGAACTTCCCACTGTTCTTCTCGCCGCACGATCCGAATCGCCTCTACGCGGCGAGCCAACGGCTCTTCGTGAGCCAGGACGAAGGCCACTCGTGGACCGCCCTGAGCGGCGATCTGACCCGCAACGACAAGGACAAGATGGGACCGTCCGGCGGTCCGATCACCAAGGACAACACCAGTGTCGAGTACTACGGCACCATCTTCGCGGCCCTCGAATCGCCCCATCAGGCGGGGGTTTTCTGGGCCGGCTCCGATGATGGGCTGATCCATCTATCGCGGGATGGCGGGGCGAGTTGGCAGAACGTCACGCCGCCGCAGCTTCCGGAGTGGTCCCAGATCAACGGCATCGATCCCCATCCCACCAACCCCGGGGGCCTCTACGTCGCCGCCACCCGCTACAAGCTCGACGACTTCAAACCCTACCTCTACCGCACCCTCGACTACGGAGCGAGCTGGCAGGGGATCACCGACGGTATTGCCGAGGATCACTACACGCGCGCCATTCGCGCCGATGCCGAGACCCCGGGCTTGCTCTATGCCGGTACCGAGCGAGGCGTCTACGTTTCTTTCGATGACGGCCGTCGTTGGCAGTCCCTGCAGCTCAATCTGCCGCAGGCTCCGGTCACCGACCTGGCGGTGAAGGAAAACGACCTCATCGCCGCCACCCAGGGGCGGGGATACTGGATTCTGGACGACCTCTCCCTGCTGCCGCAGCTCGCCGCCGTCGAGGCCGAGGTGCCGGCTCGCCTCTATCGGCCGGCGCCGGCCTATCGCTTGCCCAATGGTCGCTCCGAGGACCCGGGCGACGCCGGAACCAATCCCGAAGAGGGCGTGGTGGTGCACTTCTGGCTGGGTGCTCTGGACGGCGAGGCCGAGGTCAAGGTGGAGATGCTCGACGGCGAGGGTTCGGTCTTGCGCACCTTCCTCGCCGAGCCGGACGACGAAGAAGAGGGCGAGGACACCGGTCAGGAGGATCCCGCCGTCAGTCGCTCCCTCGAGCTTTCGGAGGGTGCCAATCGATTGAGCTGGGACCTCCGCCATGCCGGCGCCGAGGGCTTCCCCGGGATGGTGACCTGGAACCGTCTGAGCAACGGCCCCAAGGTGGTGCCTGGGACCTATCGGGTGCGACTGTCGGTCGGCGAGTGGAGCGATGATGTGGAGTTCGAAGTGCTTCCGGATCCGCGCGCCACCACTCCCCTCGAGGATCTGTCGGCGCAGGTCGACTTCGTCCTCGCCGGGCGCGACAAGCTCTCCGAGACCCACCGCGAGATCGGCCGGCTGCGCCAGGTGCGGGAGCAGATCCAAGGGGCCGAGAAGCGACCCGGTGTCGGCGAAGAGCTGGCTGCCGAGGCCAAGGCCCTGGGAGAGAAGCTGACCGAGATCGAAAAGGCCCTCTACCAGACCCAGAACCGTAGCCGCCAGGATCCCCTCAACTTCCCGATTCGCCTCAACGACAAGCTCGCCGGGGTGCTCTTTCTGGCGACCTTCGGCAACGGCCGCCCGACGCAGTCGATGGTGGCGGTGCGGGACGAGCTGATCGCCGCCATCGACGAGCAGCTCGGGGCTCTGCGGGCGGTGTGGGACGAAGAGCTACCGAAGTTCAACCAGTCGCTGGAAGAGGCTGAGGCGGTCGGGGTCTACCTGCCCGAGCTCGACTGAGGGGTCTCGGGAGACGTCAGCGAGCCGAGGGGCCTCGCCTCGGACCTGATGCCCCTTCGCGGTAGGCTGCTGGCGCCTTGAACGAACCTCTGGAATTCGAGATCCCGGCCCGCGATGGTCGCTCCTTGGCGGCGAGCCTCTACGGCACGAGCGGCCCGCTGGTGGTGATCTGCCCGGCGACGGCGGTTCGGCGGCGCTTTTACCGGGCGTTTGCCGAGTACCTCGTCGGTCGCGGCTTTCGGGTCTTGACCTTCGACTACCGGGGCGTGGGCGGTTCGCTGCGCGGCAAGCTGAGGGCCGACGACGCCACCATGCGCCAGTGGGGCGAGCTCGACACCGCCGGCGTCCTCGACTGGATCGCGGCCGAGCTGTCGCCGCAGCGTCTGCTGGTGGTGGCTCACAGCGTTGGCGGCCAGCTCCTCGGTCTGCTGCCGAACCACGGCATGATCGACGCCGCCGTCACCATCTCCTGTCAGAGTGGCTTCTGGGGTCACTGGCCGTGGCCCGGGCGCGCCCGGGTCCTCTTGCTCTGGTATTTGTTGATTCCGGCGGCCAGTACCCTCTGCGGCTATTTTCCGAGCAAGCTCTTCGGGGTCGGCGAAAACTTGCCGGCCGGGGTGGCGCGCCAATGGGCTCGCTGGGGGCGTCGCCCCTCTTACCTAATCGATGGCCCAGACGATGAGGCGGCCTTTGCCGACTTCCGCCGGCCGATGCGGGCCTACAGCGTTGACGACGATGGCTACGCGCCGGTGGCCGCTGTCGACGCTCTGCATCGGCTCTACCGCGGGGCCGATGTCGAGCGGGTGCATCTCGAGACCCCGCTGGGCCACTTCGGGTTTTTCCGCCGGGGGGCTCCGGAAGAGCTGTGGCGAGGGGTGGCCGACTGGTTTGTCCAGGTGGGCGATTGAGGAGCGGAGCTGGGTCGAGAAGGATCCCATGCGAGTGTCCTTGGCCGGCAATGAAACCTTCGTCGAGTCCGATTCGTGGTTGCGAAGTCGGGTCGCTTCGGCTCCTTGGGGGCCGCGGTGGATGGTTCTTGAAGTTCCCATGGATGGCTTGTGACAACGAGGATCGATCCTCATGCGATCAAAGAATCGAGCGATGCTCTTGGCAGTTCTGGCGAGTGCCTGGGGTCTGTCCCTCCCAGTCGCTGGAAGTGGCGATATTGAAAAGGCCAGGCCTCGCCTCGAGGACCTGCTAGCGGATTGGAAGTCCACCACCGACCCAGGCTTTTCGGTGGCCGTCTCCCTGAACGGCGAGCTCGTCGATAGCGCCGGCTTCGGCCTCGCTCAGATCGAGCATGGGGTTCCGATCAAGGGCACCTCGGTATTCCACGCTGCCTCCGTCTCGAAACAGTTCACGGCCTACTCGGTCTTCCTGCTGGAAGCCGCCGGCAAGCTCTCGCTCGACCACGAGGTGGCCGATTACTTCCCCGAGCTTGAGAGCCTGGGAGCGATCACGGTGCGGCATCTGCTCACCCATACGAGCGGTCTGCGCGACCAGTGGACCTTGCTCGGAATGGCCGGCTGGCACGCGGACGACCTGAGGACGGATGACCAGATTCGCCGTCTCATCTTTCGCCAAAAGGGTCTGAACTTCCCGCCCGGGAGCCGATACGAGTACAACAACTCGAACTATTTCCTGCTGGCTCAGCTGGTCGAAGAAATTTCGGGCCAGACATTCCGGGAATTCACCAGGCAGCACGTCTTCGAGCCTTTGGGGATGTCGCGAACCCAGTTCTACGACGATCATTCGCGACCCGTCGCGAATCGGGCCTACTCCTACCTGCGGCTGGCAGACGGTTTTGCCAAGGGCAACCTGAACTTCGCGACGGTCGGGCCTACCGGCTTGATGACGACCGCCGAGGATCTCCTCCTGTGGGCCGAGAACCTGCGTTCCGGAGAGCAGGTGGCGAGCTCGGTGCGGGAGCGGCTGGCGGAGAGGGCCACCGCCGGCGACGGACGTGATGCGGTCTTTGCGATGGGCCAAGAAGAACGGGAGTCCCATGGCTTCGTCACCTGGTCCCATGGTGGCCGGGACGCCGGCTATCGGGCCTTTCTATTGCGCGTTCCGGCGGCGGGTTTCGCCGTGGCTCTGCTCGGCAATCGCTCCGATCTCGACACCGCCAAAATCGCCTTTCAGATTCTCGAGGCTTTTCTCGCCGATCACCCGTCCTACACCGCACCCGC is a window encoding:
- a CDS encoding glycosyl hydrolase translates to MLIMRPLLLSLAVVLSASSLLAQSVDESLLESLEWREVGPYRGGRSAAVAGIPSQRDTYYFGATGGGVWKTEDGGQSWDNVSDGFFGGSIGAVEVSPWDPNVIYVGGGEKTVRGNVSHGDGLWKSVDAGKTWEHIGLADSRHIPRIRSHPKDPDLVYVAALGHLYGPNEERGVFRSRDGGESWEKILYVSDQAGAVELAMDPTNPRILYASFWRVLRTPWSLESGGEGSGLWKSVDGGDNWQEITGNEGLPEGTWGISGITVSPTDPENLYAIIEAEDGGVFRSQDGGETWTKTNEERDLRQRAWYYTRIYADPADRENVYVVNVRFHHSKDGGKSFRQIPTPHGDNHDLWIDPGDPARMIEANDGGANVSYDGGANWSRQSNQPTAQMYRVSTDNAFPYRLLGGQQDNSAVRIRSRSAFGNAIGGRDWEPTAGGESGHIVAKPDDPDIVYGGSYGGYLTRRDHRSAEFRAVNVWPDNPMGWGAAELKERFQWNFPLFFSPHDPNRLYAASQRLFVSQDEGHSWTALSGDLTRNDKDKMGPSGGPITKDNTSVEYYGTIFAALESPHQAGVFWAGSDDGLIHLSRDGGASWQNVTPPQLPEWSQINGIDPHPTNPGGLYVAATRYKLDDFKPYLYRTLDYGASWQGITDGIAEDHYTRAIRADAETPGLLYAGTERGVYVSFDDGRRWQSLQLNLPQAPVTDLAVKENDLIAATQGRGYWILDDLSLLPQLAAVEAEVPARLYRPAPAYRLPNGRSEDPGDAGTNPEEGVVVHFWLGALDGEAEVKVEMLDGEGSVLRTFLAEPDDEEEGEDTGQEDPAVSRSLELSEGANRLSWDLRHAGAEGFPGMVTWNRLSNGPKVVPGTYRVRLSVGEWSDDVEFEVLPDPRATTPLEDLSAQVDFVLAGRDKLSETHREIGRLRQVREQIQGAEKRPGVGEELAAEAKALGEKLTEIEKALYQTQNRSRQDPLNFPIRLNDKLAGVLFLATFGNGRPTQSMVAVRDELIAAIDEQLGALRAVWDEELPKFNQSLEEAEAVGVYLPELD
- a CDS encoding alpha/beta fold hydrolase, giving the protein MNEPLEFEIPARDGRSLAASLYGTSGPLVVICPATAVRRRFYRAFAEYLVGRGFRVLTFDYRGVGGSLRGKLRADDATMRQWGELDTAGVLDWIAAELSPQRLLVVAHSVGGQLLGLLPNHGMIDAAVTISCQSGFWGHWPWPGRARVLLLWYLLIPAASTLCGYFPSKLFGVGENLPAGVARQWARWGRRPSYLIDGPDDEAAFADFRRPMRAYSVDDDGYAPVAAVDALHRLYRGADVERVHLETPLGHFGFFRRGAPEELWRGVADWFVQVGD
- a CDS encoding serine hydrolase domain-containing protein is translated as MAVSLNGELVDSAGFGLAQIEHGVPIKGTSVFHAASVSKQFTAYSVFLLEAAGKLSLDHEVADYFPELESLGAITVRHLLTHTSGLRDQWTLLGMAGWHADDLRTDDQIRRLIFRQKGLNFPPGSRYEYNNSNYFLLAQLVEEISGQTFREFTRQHVFEPLGMSRTQFYDDHSRPVANRAYSYLRLADGFAKGNLNFATVGPTGLMTTAEDLLLWAENLRSGEQVASSVRERLAERATAGDGRDAVFAMGQEERESHGFVTWSHGGRDAGYRAFLLRVPAAGFAVALLGNRSDLDTAKIAFQILEAFLADHPSYTAPAPLRWSPASRADLAAFSGTYELIPGLIFSLSTDGEKLFFAPHGVGQGTALPQVGKDEFALNPEVDLTLRFPDPGDGPVSHFEYQIGLHGSLLARRVELVPFDAANLDLAQYEGRYFSDELQTEYELRVAGGVLIVDHFRLGPVSLRPYQQDLFSSSDSGLRKIEFERDSEGRIVGWRGSGILAEGVWFVRRTPSARGAIEVDP